CAGTTGGATCCCGGCCCAGGCGACGAGGAGGGCGACGGCCGCTCCGTCGGCGACTCGCTCGGACAGCGCCGGCCGCGCCACGTCGTCGTCCACCGCCAGCGCCAGGTCCGCCCCGCGACCGAGCAGCCGCATCGGGTCCGCCCGGTGCCACCACGGTCCGACCACGATGCTGGTGATCGCGACGAACCCCCAGAGCAGGGTCATCGCGACCAGGTCGGTCAGGTTCTCGGCCGGGTCCGCCGAGCCGAACGTGGTGAGGACCGCGAGCAGGATGAGCCCGGCCAGGCCCAGCACCTGCCCCACGGTTCCCGCTTCCGTGCGCAGGACGGGGCGGGAGGCCGGGTCGGTGGTGCTGGCGGCGGGTGTCGAGGCCCGGGCGGCCGAGCCCTCGGCGCCGAGGGATGCGGTCACTCGCCGGGTGCTGGCCGCGCTGGCAGCCAGGAACAGCCCCGTCAACACCGTCAGGACGACGGTGAGGGGCACCGCGCCGATGCTCTGCGGCAGGGCATGGGCGAGTGTCACCGACGGGTTGGGTGTCGGCATGTCACTCCCCGTCGGGCGTCACGACCGGCAGCACGATCAGCCGGAGGTCGACCGGTGACCCGATCGCCTCGGCGACGGCCCCTTCGATCACGGTCGCATCCGCAGGCGTCGGGTCGCTGTCGGCTGTCACCGTGGCGGTCACCTCGACGGGAGAGATCCCGCTGGTCTCCACCTGCTGGACGCTGATGCCCGGGATGGTCTCCTCGATGGAGCTGATGATGCGACGGCGGTCGAAGCCCGTCTGGTCGGCGTTGAGGACGACGATGGCGACCAGCAGCCCGGCGACGGCCGCGATCATGCCGACCGCCCAGCCGCTGCGCGACTCCACCCGTCGGTGGCGCTGGATCCGCAGCCCCAGCCAGGCGAACACCAGGCAGCTGACAGCTGCGATGCAGACGATGTTGGTGGTGAACAGCAGCAGGGCACCCAGGGCCAGCTGCGCCTGGCCGATCCCGGCGGCCAGGCCGACGACGCACAGCGGCGGGACGAGGGCTGCGGCGATGGCAACCCCCGCCAAGGCGGCCGGGATGTCTCGGCGGGCGGTGGCGTACCCACCGGCGATGCCCGATGCCAGGGCGATGCCGGCATCGAGCAGGGTCGGGGCACTGCGTGACGTCATCTCGGAGGTGGGGGCATCCGGCTGGATGAGCAGACCGAGCACGAAGGAGGCAACCAGGATCATGCCGGTGCCGTTGAGGACGGTGGCCAGACTCTGACGGGCGATGCCGACCCGCCCAGCCGTCACACCGACGCCGAGGGCGACGAGCGGCGTCATCAGCGGGGCGACCAGCATGGCGCCGATGATCACGGCGGTGGAGTTGAGGAGCAGGCCGAGTGAGGCGATCAGCGCGGACACCAGCGAGAGCACCAGGTAGTCGGGTGAGGTCTTGGCCAGACGCTCGGCCTGCCACACCAGCTCATCCTGCTCGGGTTCGGTCAGGCGCGGTCGGATCCGACGGAATCGGCCATCGAAGACCCCGCGGTCGCGCGCGTGCGGTGCGTTGATCAGCAGCGGTCCGTCGAAGCCGTCGAGAACGGTCCTGATCGTCTCCTCGTGGACCTGGCCCTTGGTGCGGGCGCTGCCCAGGACCAGCAGCTCGGTGTCGGCTGCTTGCCGGAGCAGGGCCTGCGCCGGTTGATTGCCGTGCACCAGCCGACGGTCGCAGTCGTCGCCTCCGGGCAGACCGTCGAGTTGTTGCCCGAGGCGGACGCTGGCCTGGGCGATGGTGTGCTCGTAGTCGACCACGGTCACGGCCCGCGTCTCCACGCCCAGTGCGCCCGCCACCAGCAGCGCGAGGTGAGCGGTGCGGCGGTCCCGATCATGGGGGCTGACGGCCGCGACCACGCGCTTGGACTTGCGCAGGGGCGTGGTCTGACCGGTGCGGTAGAGCAGGACGTCGCACGGTGCGGCATCCAGGATGCTGGTGGTGATCTCTCCGAGCCCCGTCTCGTCGGTCACGCGGCCGATGCCGAGGACCACGGCGTCCGCCCCCTCCTCCGCCACGGTGTCGAGGACACCACGGGTGACGGTGGCGGCACGCGCGACCACGAGGTCGACCTCGACGTCCGGGCGCATGTTGGAGGCGGCAGCGCAGGCCTTCTCCAACCGCTCCATCCGCTCGTGTTCGGCATCCCGGCCCTTGTCCTCCAGCAGGATCGACAGACCGAGGACACGACCCCTCTCGCGGGTGACGGCGGCGGCCAGGCGCAGCAGACCGGGTGCGGTGTCCGGGTTCGCCAGGGGGACGACGACGGTCGCCGGCACGGGCACGTCTGCTGGCGTCCGCTCCATCGGGTTCATGCTACGTGGGTTGGGGGGTTGGGCCGTTGTGGGTGCCCGGTTGGTCACGATCGGGGCCTGACCCGCACATTCGTGGGTTTCGGCACGATCGTGCCCTACTCCGGCAGCCCATCGATCCAGCAGGTCGCCCAGAGCCCGACCTGGCTGCTGCGCGCCCGCTCGAAGGCGTCGGCCAGGTCGGCGGCGTACGGCGGGTTCTCGACGGCGAAGGCGTCCAGGAACCGGTCGTCGGCCAGACCCCGCTCCGCCAGGATCACGCCGAGGTCACCACTGGGGGTGAGGATCTGACTGACCGCGCGCTCGAACCGGTCGCGCGTGTAGGTCTCCGCGCGGAAGCCCTCGGCCAGGAGGGCGTTGGTGGCCGCTGCGGCCTCGACCCCGCCGCACTCGTCGGCCTCCGGCGTGTTGATCATCCCGACGCGGTACTCGACGTCGTCCGAGCCGACGAACGAGTCGCCGTCGATCCGGCGCTGCACCACGAGCGGGAACGTGGTGTCGAGCTCCGGTGGTGCGGGGGTCTCGGCCTGTGGCACGGGCTCGGGCCGGGGAATCGTCGGCGGTGGCGAGACCGAGTCGGTGCGGCCCACGGTCGGGTCGTCCGATGGTCCTCCGAAGAGGGTGCAGCCGCCGAGCAGCAGCACTGCGCAGAACAGCGCTGCGGTCCGCACACGTGTCGTCGTCCTCATTGCACTGCCGCCGTCATCCCGCCGCCCAAGTCTGCCCCGAAGCGGGCCCTGTGGGGCTATCGTGCCGCCATGGCTCCTGGACGCATGGCTTCTGGACACACGGCTGCTGGACGTGACCTGACCGCCGACCCGATCCGCTGGGGGGTGATCGGACCCGGCAACATCGCCGACGGGGTGATCGGCGACCTCGCCCTGCTGGAGGAGGGGACATTGCACGCGGCCGCCTCCCGCAGCCTGGACCGGGCGAAGGACTTCGCAGCCCGGCATGGCGCGCAGGTGGCCTACGGGTCCTACGCCGACCTGTTGGCCGACGACGACGTCGAGGTCGTGTACATCGCGACGCCGCACCGGCAGCACCACGGGATCGCGCTGGCGGCCATCGAGGCGGGCAAGCACCTGCTGGTCGAGAAGGCCTTCACCTGCACCCTCGCTGGCACCATCGAAGTGGCGGAAGCCGCCCGGGAGCGTGGTGTCTTCGTGATGGAGGCCATGTGGACCCGGTTCCAACCCGCCGTGGTCCGGCTGCGGGAACTGATCGCCGACGGCGCCATCGGCGAGGTCCGCAACGTGCAGGCCGATCTTGGCCTGCAGGTCGACTTCGACCCCACCCACCGGCTGTGGGATCCCGCCCAGGGCGGCGGGACGCTCCTCGACCTCGGCGTCTACCCCGTGGCGTGGGTGCAGATGATCCTGGGTGGCCGCCCGGCACGACTGGAGACCTCCGGCACGCTGGGGCCGAACGACCTGGACGCCGAGGCCACGCTCCTGTGGGAGGCGCCGGACGGCCGGCAGGGGACCGCCACCACCTCGCTGCTCTCACCGCTGCCCGGCCGTGCGGCGATCTTCGGGACCCTCGGCTGGCTCGAGGTGCCGCCGCGCTTCCACCACCCCGACCGCATCCTGCTGCACCGGGCGACCGAGGGGTGGTCGACGGATGAGACGGAGGAGATCGTCCTGCCCGCGACCGGGACGGGGTACAGCCACGAGTTGGACGAGGTGCACCGCTGCCTGGCCGAAGGCCGAACCCAGAGCCCGGTCATGCCGCTACAGGACACCGTCGCGGTCATGGGGGTGCTGGAGCAGGCGCTGCACTCGCTCGGCGTGTACCACGACGAGGACCCCTCGCCCATCTGAGCGGCCCGTACCCCCAGTTTCTGGGGATCAGCCCCGCCGACTAGGTCAGCAGCGGACGGCCGCGCTTGCGGCGCCACCAGTTCCGCACTGGAGTCCGCATCGCCTCCAGCGCCAGGTAGAACACCGGGAAGCTGACCAGCACCAGCAGGGTCGAGCTGATCAGACCGCCGATCAGCGTGAAGCCCAGCGACTCCCAGAAGGGGTCCGACAGCGACAGCGGCAGCAGCCCCACGACGGTGGTGATCGTCGTGGCGATCAGCGGGCGGAAGCGCCGCTCGACGGCCTCGCGAATGGCCTCACCTGCCGTGGCGCCACCACGGCGAGCCCGGTTGGCCGCCTCCACCAGCAGGATCGTGTTGTTCACCGCCACACCGATCAGCGCGATGAACCCAACCGTCACCAGGAACGAGAGGGGGTTGTCAGTGATCGTCAGCAGGCTGAACACACCCAGGAAGCTGAACGGGATGGCCAGGAAGATCAGGAGCGACTGCGCGATCGAGCGGAACTGCGCGGCGATCAGCACCAGCATCAGCACCAGCGCGATCTGACCGGCCAGGGCCAGCCCCGCGAAGTCCTCCTGGTTGTCGGACTCCAGACCGAAGTCGAACCCCAGCGCCTCCTGGGGCAGTCCGCGGTCGGCCAGCTCGGACCCGAAGCGGTCCTCCACCAGCTCCTGGGTGTCGGTCACCAGGGCCGTGAGCGAACTCGGGTCGTCGTAGGCCGCCCGCACCTCCACGTACCGCTCCCCATCGGCCCGGAACACCTGCCCGTCGGTCGAGACGATCGCGTCGGTGATCGTGACGGTCTCCTCGCCGACCGCGAACTCGGTCCCGACGAGGTCGTCGCGGATGTCCTGGACCAGCTCCTGTCCGGCCTCGGCCGTCTCGCTGGTGACCTCGATCTGGGCGGCGAACGGGAACTCCTCCAGCGGCGGGCCGTTCTCGGTCTGCGCGACCGTGATCCGGGCGCCCTGGATGTCGGCGATCCCCTCCTCGATCTCGGCGACGTACTCCGGAGCCGTGGTCTCCCGGCTGCCGATCGGCGTCAGGTCGATGAACGTCTCGATCACGCGCTCGTTGCCACGGACGTACTGCGAGCGCACCAGCTCCGCACCCAGCGTGTCGACGACGACGCCGTCGATCTGGTCGGCGATCGTCTGTGACTGCTCGATGGTCGTGCCGGGCGGGAACTCGGCGTTGATCGTGAGCCCGACCGAGTCCTTGCCCGTCGGGAAGATCGAGAATCCCAGGTTCCCCGCAAGGGCCCCACCGGCGCCGATGGCGATGAACGCGAAGCCGGCCAGCCCGAGGCCGACCAGCCAGCCCTTCCAGCCGTTGCCGGAGGGGTAGGCGGCCAGCCGACCCGCCGCCTTGGCCATGGCCCGCAGCGCCAGCACGATCGGGTTGCGGCCTGCCGTGCCACGAAGCAGGAACGCACGGGCCGCGACGGGGATGAACAGGATGGAGAAGAGGAAGGACGCCAGCAGCGTCATGATCACCGTGGTCGGGATCGGGCTGACGAACTCGCCGATGATCCCGCTGACGAAGAGCAGGGGTGAGAACACCACGACGGTCGTGAGGGTGCCGGCCAGCGACGCGGAGCCGACGCGGGCCAGGGCGGTGCGGATGACGCCCAGCCGCTCGTCGTCCTCGCGCGGGTCGGGTTCCTCCCGGTTCGCGTCGATCGACTCGGAGATGACGATGGCGTCGTCGACCAGCAGCCCCAACGTCAGGATCAGGCCGAACAGGGTGATGGTGTTGAGCGAGAAGCCGATGGACCACAGCAGTGCC
The sequence above is a segment of the Euzebya tangerina genome. Coding sequences within it:
- a CDS encoding TIGR00341 family protein; its protein translation is MERTPADVPVPATVVVPLANPDTAPGLLRLAAAVTRERGRVLGLSILLEDKGRDAEHERMERLEKACAAASNMRPDVEVDLVVARAATVTRGVLDTVAEEGADAVVLGIGRVTDETGLGEITTSILDAAPCDVLLYRTGQTTPLRKSKRVVAAVSPHDRDRRTAHLALLVAGALGVETRAVTVVDYEHTIAQASVRLGQQLDGLPGGDDCDRRLVHGNQPAQALLRQAADTELLVLGSARTKGQVHEETIRTVLDGFDGPLLINAPHARDRGVFDGRFRRIRPRLTEPEQDELVWQAERLAKTSPDYLVLSLVSALIASLGLLLNSTAVIIGAMLVAPLMTPLVALGVGVTAGRVGIARQSLATVLNGTGMILVASFVLGLLIQPDAPTSEMTSRSAPTLLDAGIALASGIAGGYATARRDIPAALAGVAIAAALVPPLCVVGLAAGIGQAQLALGALLLFTTNIVCIAAVSCLVFAWLGLRIQRHRRVESRSGWAVGMIAAVAGLLVAIVVLNADQTGFDRRRIISSIEETIPGISVQQVETSGISPVEVTATVTADSDPTPADATVIEGAVAEAIGSPVDLRLIVLPVVTPDGE
- a CDS encoding thermonuclease family protein, yielding MRTTTRVRTAALFCAVLLLGGCTLFGGPSDDPTVGRTDSVSPPPTIPRPEPVPQAETPAPPELDTTFPLVVQRRIDGDSFVGSDDVEYRVGMINTPEADECGGVEAAAATNALLAEGFRAETYTRDRFERAVSQILTPSGDLGVILAERGLADDRFLDAFAVENPPYAADLADAFERARSSQVGLWATCWIDGLPE
- a CDS encoding efflux RND transporter permease subunit gives rise to the protein MSIQTPPDADRPSPAEEEAPSAAPPPDSGRSTIADIATGASRRWALTVALLVAVLASGLYAFFVGLDRQGFPPVDTPISFVTGAYFVGDPEQVDADVAAPLEEVLGEVDGVSSTTTQSQPNTFAVIVEFEDGVSSEEGTERLIAAGAEVPDAAQVEYRSVSAASFVGEYDLLVSLVGPDGVSPEDLQARAEGLADALASIDAVDAAEVRDLISEVVDPATGEQVERLTRYTRVALDDAGYQAAIAVGLTQAEDSDLDVLEFSNAVQAQLDDTALDEGYEAAITADFAISVRQQLDSLSSNLRTGLIAVALVSLLLIGWRAAVMTAGFMATVMIAALALLWSIGFSLNTITLFGLILTLGLLVDDAIVISESIDANREEPDPREDDERLGVIRTALARVGSASLAGTLTTVVVFSPLLFVSGIIGEFVSPIPTTVIMTLLASFLFSILFIPVAARAFLLRGTAGRNPIVLALRAMAKAAGRLAAYPSGNGWKGWLVGLGLAGFAFIAIGAGGALAGNLGFSIFPTGKDSVGLTINAEFPPGTTIEQSQTIADQIDGVVVDTLGAELVRSQYVRGNERVIETFIDLTPIGSRETTAPEYVAEIEEGIADIQGARITVAQTENGPPLEEFPFAAQIEVTSETAEAGQELVQDIRDDLVGTEFAVGEETVTITDAIVSTDGQVFRADGERYVEVRAAYDDPSSLTALVTDTQELVEDRFGSELADRGLPQEALGFDFGLESDNQEDFAGLALAGQIALVLMLVLIAAQFRSIAQSLLIFLAIPFSFLGVFSLLTITDNPLSFLVTVGFIALIGVAVNNTILLVEAANRARRGGATAGEAIREAVERRFRPLIATTITTVVGLLPLSLSDPFWESLGFTLIGGLISSTLLVLVSFPVFYLALEAMRTPVRNWWRRKRGRPLLT
- a CDS encoding Gfo/Idh/MocA family protein, whose protein sequence is MAPGRMASGHTAAGRDLTADPIRWGVIGPGNIADGVIGDLALLEEGTLHAAASRSLDRAKDFAARHGAQVAYGSYADLLADDDVEVVYIATPHRQHHGIALAAIEAGKHLLVEKAFTCTLAGTIEVAEAARERGVFVMEAMWTRFQPAVVRLRELIADGAIGEVRNVQADLGLQVDFDPTHRLWDPAQGGGTLLDLGVYPVAWVQMILGGRPARLETSGTLGPNDLDAEATLLWEAPDGRQGTATTSLLSPLPGRAAIFGTLGWLEVPPRFHHPDRILLHRATEGWSTDETEEIVLPATGTGYSHELDEVHRCLAEGRTQSPVMPLQDTVAVMGVLEQALHSLGVYHDEDPSPI